The DNA sequence TGGTACAGCACCTCAAACAATCTTAAACGTAAATATAAGTACACCTGGGAGCTCACTTTTACTAAAGGCGGTCACTGGATTTGCGTGAATACAGCCAGGGCTAACCAGTTGGTTAAAGAGGCGCTACATAATAGCGAAATCGAAGCGCTTTCGGGTTATAGCCAGATTAAAGCAGAAGTGAAGTATGGTACTGAAAATAGCCGCATCGATTTTCTGCTAAGCAATGAAAATAAAGCCGATTGTTATGTTGAAGTGAAAAGTTGTACTTTGCTTGAACAGCCCCTTGCCGAAGGCAAAGGTTTTTTCCCTGATACCGTCACAACGCGTGGTCAAAAACACCTTCGCGAGTTAATAGAAATGAAACAACAGGGTCATCGCAGTGTCTTACTGTTTGCTGTACTTCATAGTGGTATTAAATCGGTGCAGGCAGCGGGGCACCTTGACGTGAAATATGCACAATTATTTGAGCAGGCTAAAAAAGCAGGCGTAGAAGTATATTGTTATTATCCTGAATTGACCCTGCCTTGCCTTGAAGAATAACTTGCACCATAAAGCGGCTGCTTCGCGCAGTTTAAGAGCGTTCCGGCTCTTTATAATTTTGTTTTTCCAAATCGTGTTTTTGCATTTTATCGTAAAGGGTTTTACGCGCCAAATTGAGTGTGGTCATCGTCTCTTTAATGCTGCCGCCAGTGACACTTAGCGCCTGTTCTATTAAGGCTTTTTCAAATGCTTCTACCTGAGCTGATAAACTTAAGCCGCTATCGGCAACGTTATTATCGTTATTTAATCCGGTTAATGATCCGAGTAAAATAAAACGTTCGGCCGCATTTCTTAGCTCGCGCACATTTCCCGGCCAGTCATGGGCTAATAATGCCTGTAGCGCATTCGCCGGAAGCGCGGGAGCAGCTTTACCGTAACGCGCTGCTGCAACTAATAAAAAGTGATGAAATAAGGTCGGAATATCTTCTTTGCGTTGTTTTAAAGTGGGTAAATCAAGAGTGACAACATTTAGCCTGTAATACAAATCTTGTCTGAAATCAGGGGCCGTTTTTAAATCTATTTTGGTGGCAGCGATAATACGGATATCTAAGGAAATTGCCTTGTTTGAGCCAATACGTTCTAAACTGCGTTCCTGCAATACTCTTAACAAACGCACTTGTGCCTGCATCGGCATGGACTCAATTTCATCGAGAAAAAGAGTTCCCCCCTGCGCATACTCAAACTTTCCTATACGCTGCGTACCTGCCCCGGTGAACGCGCCTTTTTCATGTCCGTAAAGTTCACTTTCGATAAGATTTTCCGGTATCGCGCCACAATTAACCGCGACAAAGTTTTTTGTATTACGCTGACTTTGCTCATGCAGGGAGCGTGCGACTAATTCTTTACCTGTGCCGGTTTCGCCAAATAATAAAATATCGGCCTGGCTATCAGCAACTTGGCTGACCATTTTCTTTAGTAAAATAATACTCGGGGTATGACCAATAATACGTGGACCCAGTGTTTCTTTACTTTGCAGTGCTTTTTTAAGATCGCGATTCTCCAGGGTAAGCTGGCGTTTTTCAATGGCTTTACGGGTGGTTTCAATTAACCTGTCCGATAAAAAAGGTTTTTCGATGAAATCATAAGCGCCGGCGCGAATCGCCTGAACCGCCATTGAAATATCACCATGTCCGGTGATTAGAATAACCGGCAAGTCCGGATCTCGCTGGTGCAGCGTGGTTAATAATTGCTGGCCAGATAAACCCGGTAAACGGATATCCGTTATCACAACCACCGGAAGTGTGTTTTTCATTGCTAATAACGCAGACTCGGCATCGCTAAAAAAGCGCGCCTCAATCTCTGCCAATTCAAAGGTTTGTTCACTTGCGCTGCATAAATCATATTCATCATCAATAAAAAAAACCGGATTCATAACTCTTCCTTAATGCTGTAATACTCGGCATCGCTCAAAAAGCGCGCATCAATCTCTGCCAATTCAAAAGTTTGTTCACTTGCGCTACGTAAATCATATTCATCATCAATAAAAAAAACCGGATTCATAATTCTACTCTTCCTTCATTCATTCTGTAATGGCAGGCTAACACAAAATTTGGCACCCTGATCTTGTCTGTTTTTCGCCCAAATTTTACCGTGCATATTTTTTATGATCTGCTGGGAAATTGACAGACCTAAACCAAGCCCCATTTCTTTAGTGGTAAAGAAAGGTTCGAATAATTTTGCTAAATCACTTTCATTAATACCTATACCGGTGTCTATCACTTCAATCTGTGCCTGTTGACCATTCACTGATAATATTATTTCAATCTGTTTTTCTTTACATTCTTCCATTGCCTGAATGGCATTGGAAAGTAAATTAACCACTATTTGCTCTAACTGAATAGGCTCAGCTTTTACCTGAACCGGTTTATCGGGCAGGTTCATATGTAATAATACTCGGCTTGCCTTAAGTTGGGGTTTAACCAATTCGTAGGATGCCATTAACACCGGCTGTAAAGAGATAATAGAAAGCTCGCCGTTTGATTTTCGTGCAAAAGCTTTGAGCTGAGAACTAATTTTTGCCATCCGGTCGGTAAGGTAGGTAATGCGTATTAAGTTATTGGAAACTTTATCTATTTTATCACGCTCAAGAAATATAATGGCATTTTCAGCATAACTGCGAATGGCCGCCAGAGGGTTATTCAACTCATGACTAATGCTGGCTGAAAGTTGCCCTAACACGGCTAATTTGGCAGACTGGATCAACTCTTTTTGAGTCTCCCGCAGCGCCCGTTCAGCTTTGCGTCTTTCATCTATTTCCGCATGTAATGCAGAGGTGCGGCGCATCACCTGAAATTCAAGTTGTTGCTTAGCGTTATCTTGTAATCGCGTTTGTTCATGGCGTCTATTTTGTTTTTGACTTATCAAAATGTAAATAAGATAGACGGATAAATAAAACAAGGAAAGAAACACAATAAGTATGCTGACATTAATTAATAAGGATGTTGTCGGGACAAGCACCCGCACCTGCCAATCCGCATTGTTTAACGTTTTGGTGAGTGATAAATAATTTTTCCCTAATCGTTTATTAGTATTTAAACTGAGCGCCGCAGGGCTCTTATCTAACTCACCTGAAAAGGATAATGTTTTGATTTCTCGAGAAAGGTATCGGCGACTATTTAAAATCTGATTTTTTAATTGAGTTGAAAGCGGGGCCATACTGTGGAATAACCAAGATTTTTCGCTGGAAATAAAGACAATATGATTTTTATCAGTAACCAGAAAATGCTGATCTTTTCCCGACCAATTTTTTTCTATTGAAGAAAGATCCATTTTAATGACCACCACACCTAACACTCCTGCGGCATATTTAACGGGATAGGAAAAATAATAACCGCGCTGACCAGAAGTGGAACCCAGCGCAAAATAATGTCCCCGCTGATTATTTATCGCCTGTTGAAAGTAGGGGCGGAAAGCGAAATTTTTGCCAACAAAAGAGGTGCTCGTTGACCAATTACTGGCCGCAATAGTTGTTCCCTTAGCATCGAGAAGGTAAGTGTCCGATGCGCCAATAATTTCATTAATAGACGCTAGGTGGCGGTTAGTGATATCACGTTGAGCTGGGTTATTGACTGAATTTAATGTGTCAATCAATATCCCTTGTCGAGATAACAGTTGTGGAATATAAACAAAGCGTTCGAGTTGACTTTCAAGGTGACGGCTAAAGCGCTCAAGTTGTTCCTGATTGGTCGTGATAAGACGTTCATAACTAAATTTCCATAACCAATTAACAGACAGAATAAGGGTTAGAAAATAGAAAAAAATAAGTACAAGTGTTATTCGTTGGGTATGACTATGACTCATTATGGGTGGGTGCCATTGCTGTTAACTCCTAAATTTCTGGATATAGGGTATAGATTACCTGATTTTTTACTATTAGCCTTTTATTCATTTGCCAAGTGACTCACAAAATTAGGGGCTGAATATTCAGTGGGCTGAAGGGGAATGAATAAAAAGGCGGGAAGATCTGGAATTTACTGTTTATTTACAAGGGGTTCTCGTTTTAAATGGTGGGTATTTAAGCGTGTCGAAGCAACAGTTTCTGACTGGAGGTTTGATAAGTGAAAAGGATAAAGTATATTTATAACAGTACAGGCAGATAATCTGAGATGTTAAAATAATTTTCTGCTAACCGCTAAGTATGCTCAATATGCTCAGTGCCTAAGACTCAAAGAAAGCGAGATTAAGCTTAATGCACTTTCCTAACCAGTAAGCATATTCAAGATGGCTTCCAATGCTCATCGAATCCAGCAGAAAAAGGATTGAATATGGGTGGCTAGAAGCCTTTATTTTAGCGGAATAGCATCACTGGATGAGTGACTTATTGTAAAATGAGTATTGCTCTGGTTTATTAGCTGGGTTTAAATGCAATAAGAAAAACACCCAACCGTTCGATATGTTAATTTTTTATAAAATGTTTTTATAAAAATAATGTAAGCAAGGTCTAATAGTTAATACATAGTGTATTTAAAACTTTTAGGGGAACAATTAAAACGGTAATCTAAGATTAATTTAATTAAATTAATTTTATACCCATGATACTTCAAGATGCAAAGTCAGCAAGAAAAATTGTGCTGAGATGCTAGGCATAAAATTGAAGTATCGTTATTCTACATAGCGATTTTATAACAACACAGATTGGCACCATTTTCCTTGCCCTATGGGGTGCAAGTTCGAAAACCAACGCTGCGTTGCATCAATCGAAAAGGGAATAACTATTTACATCTACCGCTAGAGGATTAACGCAGTTAATCGCTCGAAAGGTCATGTTGCGTCTTGCTCTGATCGAAGACCTTGCGCCTGACAAAGCATGTTGAAGTAACATGGGTATACACTCAGCTTAATCCGTATTACATAAGTTCATCACTTATTTCAAGGAATTATTATGTACTCAAATTTAAAAAGCATTGGTGTTGTAAATTATGACAATATCGATAAATATACACTTCGCCAGGAAGGCGATACTGATATTCTAAAAATATATTTTCGTAAGGCTTCGCGCCAGTTTCTGGCTAAAAGTCTTAAGTTTAAATTTCCAAGGCAGAGAAAAAAAATAAGTCAGGATCACGGCAGTAGCGGATTTAGAAATGTTTCTGAGATTGGTAGCACCCTGCGTTATGTTCTAAAAGAGCTCGATTCGTTGACGGAACATGTCAAAGAAGAGAAAGAACTAAAAGTGCAGGTATTGGAGGATTTAAAACATTTGGAATCTGTGGTTGCAAGTAAAATAAAAGAAATTGAACGCAAACTAGAGCAAATGTAATTATTTTTAAGCGTTACAAATAATTGAATCAAGAGAGCATTAAAGTTGCTCTTTTGATCTGTATCAGCTCCATATTACCCTTCATTTTGTTAACTATAGCGCTATCCCTTTCGATAATTAAAGGGTTAATGGCCTTGCTCTATTTTTGGAAGGCAAGCAAATAGCCGGCTACCGTGACCTTTATTCTAACTCTCTCTATTCAAAAAAAATAAAAAAATTTTGTGATTTTGCTTTGCTCTATTTCACCGCAAAGCGTACAGTTAGCGACTTTTGCTGAGTATATATAACTATCTCTTTGATGCGCATTTTGAAGCCGTTTAGTTATATATTTTGTGATCTTTTTTTAAGGTTTTGTTGTGAGTATTATTCTTGGTATAGATCCCGGTTCACGAATCACCGGGTATGGTGTTGTTCAGCAAAAAGGCAGTAAATGTATTTATATTGCCAGTGGTTGTATCCGTACTAAAGGCGATACACTAGCCCCCAAACTGGATATGATTTTTAATGGTATCAGCGAAATTATCAAACAATACCAACCCACTGAGTTTGGTATTGAACAAGTCTTTATGGCAAAAAATCCGGATTCTGCATTAAAACTCGGGCAGGCTCGCGGCGCTGCCATTGTTGCTGCTACTCAGGCTGATTTATATGTCTGTGAATATTCAGCCAGGCAGATTAAGCAGGCTGTTTCCGGTAGTGGCGGTGCAACTAAAGAACAAGTCCAACAGATGGTGATGCAGATTTTAAATCTTTCAGGCAGACCTCAGGCCGATGCTGCCGATGGTCTGGCGGTTGCCATATGCCATGCGCATACAGCC is a window from the Psychromonas ingrahamii 37 genome containing:
- a CDS encoding sigma-54-dependent transcriptional regulator, which encodes MNPVFFIDDEYDLCSASEQTFELAEIEARFFSDAESALLAMKNTLPVVVITDIRLPGLSGQQLLTTLHQRDPDLPVILITGHGDISMAVQAIRAGAYDFIEKPFLSDRLIETTRKAIEKRQLTLENRDLKKALQSKETLGPRIIGHTPSIILLKKMVSQVADSQADILLFGETGTGKELVARSLHEQSQRNTKNFVAVNCGAIPENLIESELYGHEKGAFTGAGTQRIGKFEYAQGGTLFLDEIESMPMQAQVRLLRVLQERSLERIGSNKAISLDIRIIAATKIDLKTAPDFRQDLYYRLNVVTLDLPTLKQRKEDIPTLFHHFLLVAAARYGKAAPALPANALQALLAHDWPGNVRELRNAAERFILLGSLTGLNNDNNVADSGLSLSAQVEAFEKALIEQALSVTGGSIKETMTTLNLARKTLYDKMQKHDLEKQNYKEPERS
- a CDS encoding ATP-binding protein, which codes for MSHSHTQRITLVLIFFYFLTLILSVNWLWKFSYERLITTNQEQLERFSRHLESQLERFVYIPQLLSRQGILIDTLNSVNNPAQRDITNRHLASINEIIGASDTYLLDAKGTTIAASNWSTSTSFVGKNFAFRPYFQQAINNQRGHYFALGSTSGQRGYYFSYPVKYAAGVLGVVVIKMDLSSIEKNWSGKDQHFLVTDKNHIVFISSEKSWLFHSMAPLSTQLKNQILNSRRYLSREIKTLSFSGELDKSPAALSLNTNKRLGKNYLSLTKTLNNADWQVRVLVPTTSLLINVSILIVFLSLFYLSVYLIYILISQKQNRRHEQTRLQDNAKQQLEFQVMRRTSALHAEIDERRKAERALRETQKELIQSAKLAVLGQLSASISHELNNPLAAIRSYAENAIIFLERDKIDKVSNNLIRITYLTDRMAKISSQLKAFARKSNGELSIISLQPVLMASYELVKPQLKASRVLLHMNLPDKPVQVKAEPIQLEQIVVNLLSNAIQAMEECKEKQIEIILSVNGQQAQIEVIDTGIGINESDLAKLFEPFFTTKEMGLGLGLSISQQIIKNMHGKIWAKNRQDQGAKFCVSLPLQNE
- the ruvC gene encoding crossover junction endodeoxyribonuclease RuvC codes for the protein MSIILGIDPGSRITGYGVVQQKGSKCIYIASGCIRTKGDTLAPKLDMIFNGISEIIKQYQPTEFGIEQVFMAKNPDSALKLGQARGAAIVAATQADLYVCEYSARQIKQAVSGSGGATKEQVQQMVMQILNLSGRPQADAADGLAVAICHAHTAQTIVAMSGKVSKTVRGRFR
- a CDS encoding response regulator, which gives rise to MNPVFFIDDEYDLRSASEQTFELAEIDARFLSDAEYYSIKEEL
- the sfsA gene encoding DNA/RNA nuclease SfsA, with the protein product MFENLQKAILIRRYKRFLADIELHNGNVLTIYCPNTGAMTGCAEPGDQVWYSTSNNLKRKYKYTWELTFTKGGHWICVNTARANQLVKEALHNSEIEALSGYSQIKAEVKYGTENSRIDFLLSNENKADCYVEVKSCTLLEQPLAEGKGFFPDTVTTRGQKHLRELIEMKQQGHRSVLLFAVLHSGIKSVQAAGHLDVKYAQLFEQAKKAGVEVYCYYPELTLPCLEE
- a CDS encoding DUF3461 family protein, giving the protein MYSNLKSIGVVNYDNIDKYTLRQEGDTDILKIYFRKASRQFLAKSLKFKFPRQRKKISQDHGSSGFRNVSEIGSTLRYVLKELDSLTEHVKEEKELKVQVLEDLKHLESVVASKIKEIERKLEQM